A stretch of Nitrospirota bacterium DNA encodes these proteins:
- a CDS encoding Ig-like domain-containing protein, with amino-acid sequence MKLLRKIFFILFPILLLASGNVAWGVEGLNNVKCPQVVKIISSSPANNSKDNSIDSSIVITWDDGVMDYLTNGLRDLKPALDSINISGGRYRMGTLLTTEWGIGGNVVWDGKKEIIKPDAPLEPGTQYRLWTYLYLTLRNDKVLHCPRIGGEVVFTTEGKAPEDGNPVRNIDLSSLYNGDERGNGNISGPILSIEGSLRLITVKDQSMGKVSFVAYKEIPLMQKGEMVQIDKFKAGDMVEVTFTGGRAVMVQVNQ; translated from the coding sequence ATGAAACTACTCAGAAAAATATTTTTTATTCTTTTTCCCATACTGTTGCTTGCTTCAGGAAATGTTGCATGGGGCGTAGAGGGATTGAATAATGTGAAGTGTCCGCAGGTTGTAAAAATTATATCTTCATCACCGGCAAATAATTCAAAGGACAATAGTATTGATAGTTCAATAGTAATAACATGGGATGATGGAGTCATGGACTATCTGACAAATGGATTGAGGGATTTGAAGCCTGCACTTGATTCAATAAACATTTCCGGCGGAAGATATCGTATGGGAACTCTCCTTACCACAGAGTGGGGAATCGGCGGCAATGTTGTTTGGGACGGCAAAAAGGAAATAATCAAACCTGATGCCCCATTGGAACCGGGAACACAATACCGGTTGTGGACTTACCTATATCTTACTCTCAGGAATGATAAAGTTCTTCACTGCCCAAGAATTGGAGGAGAGGTAGTTTTTACTACAGAGGGTAAGGCACCGGAAGATGGTAACCCAGTTCGTAATATTGACCTTTCATCACTCTATAATGGTGATGAAAGGGGTAACGGCAACATCAGCGGCCCCATATTAAGTATTGAAGGATCTCTCCGCTTAATTACAGTTAAAGATCAATCAATGGGGAAGGTAAGTTTTGTTGCGTATAAAGAAATACCTTTGATGCAAAAGGGAGAGATGGTTCAAATAGATAAATTCAAGGCAGGAGATATGGTTGAGGTAACTTTTACCGGTGGAAGGGCGGTAATGGTTCAGGTGAATCAATAA
- a CDS encoding cupin domain-containing protein — protein MDIKDIRNSAEFSSEKMKKINMFQTDRVLCDVYALEPGQGQNPHTHHDSDKIYMVITGQAKVKIGGEEQILIENQIVIAPAGMQHGVSNPGPEQLTVLVFMAPVHIHKH, from the coding sequence ATGGATATAAAAGACATCAGAAATTCAGCAGAGTTTTCTTCTGAGAAGATGAAGAAGATAAATATGTTTCAAACCGATCGTGTGCTTTGTGATGTGTATGCACTTGAACCGGGGCAGGGACAAAATCCTCATACACATCATGATTCAGATAAGATTTACATGGTGATAACCGGGCAGGCTAAGGTGAAGATCGGAGGGGAGGAGCAGATTCTCATAGAGAACCAGATTGTTATTGCTCCGGCAGGCATGCAACATGGTGTATCAAACCCTGGACCTGAACAGCTTACAGTTTTAGTCTTTATGGCACCGGTTCATATACATAAACATTAA
- a CDS encoding DUF5615 family PIN-like protein: MNFLADESIDRQIVTALRDEAFIVGYIAEMETGISDDVVLEIANREGVLLLTADKDFGELVFRLKRLSSGVVLVRLDGLSPTKKADIVVSFIKKHFDEFIESFSVITPMGVRIRHQKK; the protein is encoded by the coding sequence GTGAACTTTCTTGCAGACGAAAGTATTGACAGACAGATTGTTACTGCTCTTAGGGATGAAGCTTTTATTGTGGGTTACATAGCTGAGATGGAGACAGGGATTTCAGATGATGTTGTCCTGGAGATTGCAAATAGGGAAGGTGTACTTTTGCTGACAGCAGATAAAGACTTTGGTGAACTCGTGTTTCGTCTTAAACGTCTTTCTTCCGGCGTTGTGTTGGTCAGATTGGATGGTTTATCTCCCACCAAAAAGGCTGATATTGTAGTTTCCTTTATTAAGAAACACTTTGATGAATTTATAGAATCTTTTTCAGTTATTACCCCAATGGGTGTTCGTATTCGGCATCAGAAAAAATAA
- a CDS encoding DNA internalization-related competence protein ComEC/Rec2 encodes MHSALLPCTVIFIYGIISAELFRCFPITVILLYIFVFLLLHYLFKSNRLFNHYKKHNEPYMFIIAIIWFIIGFSYMLYVSSIEHNDISMYAVGDKYTVTGMLDEPARYASDKVTANLKASKILLGENEVSVSGRLKITVYDPKIILNYGDIIKVTGRLKIIRGFKNPGLFDYSKYIAREGIRTGLSISKKEYILKTGTGGNPVLKKIFILREKIRMAITKNIPEPSAGILKAMVIGDMGTLTNEVRDTFNAAGVTHILSISGSHLGFIALISFFIIRYLLIHLPYNLLIKLSIHIIPSKIAAIFTSVTIIFYTLLSGSETATVRSLIMALVYLLAILTEQDDDPVNTFVMAILIVLLWNPQALFDISFQLSYIAVYSMLITVKRFYKIETEKNIPRWKDYSKKLFLFMLLTISASIATAPITAHYYNQITWTGIISNLIVVPFAGFIILPVGLFTAILTLILNTDVMPLAWLDNVCLNLFYTIIECFAKLPFSIIYTPSPGIVFIIALYLLILSLLFMRNYYSKYLLPISIFLILITAGCNRYKEDYRDSLRITFLDVGQGDSALIEFPDKKRMLIDGGGTFSETFDIGRSVVAPYLWNNGNSEFLGIRKVDYIVSSHPQLDHIEGLLYVIDKFDIGEVWTNGTDNPASKELSKFKKIIQSKGLKEVVIDSDSRERIIGGCRIFFLNPPVEKGSIETNNLSIVMRVLCKDISILFTGDIEASAMEEIAANNSILESTIIKVPHHGSKGSVEDNFISAVNPKIAVISAGYQNSYHHPSPLTISTYENKGASVYRTDLHGAVIIQAEKETLSIRTYEDMVLKEINFNNPKSILITELSNLRKIVTTIPL; translated from the coding sequence ATGCATTCGGCGCTTCTACCCTGTACCGTTATATTTATATACGGGATTATATCGGCTGAATTATTCAGATGTTTTCCAATAACTGTAATATTGCTTTATATCTTCGTATTCCTTTTATTGCATTATCTGTTTAAATCAAACCGGTTATTCAATCACTATAAAAAACATAACGAGCCATATATGTTCATCATAGCAATTATATGGTTCATTATTGGTTTTTCTTACATGCTTTATGTAAGCAGTATTGAGCATAATGATATTTCCATGTATGCCGTTGGTGACAAATATACAGTTACAGGGATGCTGGATGAACCTGCAAGGTATGCTTCAGACAAAGTGACCGCTAATCTTAAGGCATCTAAGATTTTGCTTGGAGAAAATGAGGTAAGTGTTTCCGGCAGGCTTAAAATAACCGTTTATGACCCTAAAATAATATTAAATTATGGTGACATTATAAAAGTCACAGGGAGGCTCAAGATTATCCGTGGATTTAAAAACCCCGGTCTATTTGATTACTCAAAATATATTGCAAGGGAAGGGATAAGAACCGGTTTAAGCATTAGTAAGAAAGAATATATTTTAAAGACCGGCACAGGAGGAAATCCTGTATTGAAGAAAATATTTATATTGCGGGAAAAGATAAGAATGGCAATCACAAAGAATATACCTGAGCCTTCAGCCGGAATACTAAAGGCTATGGTAATAGGTGATATGGGAACCCTCACTAACGAGGTAAGAGATACGTTTAATGCCGCAGGGGTCACCCACATACTCTCAATTTCAGGGTCACATCTTGGTTTTATCGCACTAATTTCCTTCTTCATTATCAGGTATTTATTAATACACCTCCCATACAATCTACTGATTAAACTATCTATTCATATAATCCCATCTAAGATAGCAGCCATTTTCACCTCAGTAACCATTATTTTTTACACACTCCTGTCCGGTAGTGAAACTGCTACTGTAAGGTCTCTAATAATGGCATTGGTATACCTCCTTGCCATTCTTACTGAACAGGATGATGATCCGGTAAATACATTTGTCATGGCGATACTTATCGTACTTCTATGGAATCCACAGGCATTGTTTGATATATCCTTCCAGCTTTCTTACATAGCAGTATATTCAATGCTCATAACTGTAAAAAGATTTTATAAAATTGAAACAGAGAAAAATATTCCACGGTGGAAGGATTACAGCAAAAAGCTATTCCTCTTCATGCTGTTAACTATCAGTGCAAGTATTGCCACGGCACCTATCACCGCCCACTATTATAATCAGATAACATGGACCGGAATAATATCAAATCTAATTGTTGTACCTTTTGCAGGTTTTATTATCTTACCGGTGGGTCTGTTCACTGCAATACTCACACTTATATTAAACACAGATGTCATGCCATTAGCATGGCTGGATAATGTTTGCCTGAATCTTTTCTATACTATCATTGAGTGCTTCGCTAAACTCCCATTCTCAATTATTTATACACCATCTCCAGGTATTGTTTTCATAATCGCTTTATATTTACTCATCCTGTCGTTACTTTTTATGCGAAATTACTATTCAAAATATTTATTGCCTATTTCCATTTTTCTTATCCTCATCACAGCAGGTTGCAACAGATATAAAGAAGATTACAGGGATTCCCTGCGCATCACTTTTCTTGATGTAGGTCAGGGAGACTCTGCTTTAATAGAATTTCCAGACAAAAAGAGGATGCTGATTGATGGCGGCGGTACATTCAGTGAGACATTTGATATCGGCCGATCTGTAGTGGCTCCATATTTATGGAATAACGGGAATAGTGAATTTTTAGGAATAAGAAAGGTTGACTATATTGTTTCATCCCATCCTCAATTAGACCATATCGAAGGACTATTATATGTTATTGATAAATTTGATATTGGTGAGGTCTGGACTAATGGGACAGATAATCCAGCGTCAAAAGAATTAAGTAAATTCAAAAAGATTATTCAAAGCAAGGGGTTGAAGGAGGTGGTAATAGACAGCGATTCAAGAGAAAGGATTATCGGTGGATGCAGGATATTTTTTTTAAATCCCCCTGTAGAAAAAGGCTCGATAGAAACAAACAATCTTTCAATTGTAATGAGGGTCTTATGCAAAGACATCTCAATATTATTTACCGGTGACATAGAGGCATCTGCAATGGAGGAGATTGCGGCAAACAATAGCATACTCGAGAGTACAATAATCAAAGTCCCTCATCATGGCTCAAAAGGCTCTGTGGAAGATAACTTTATTTCAGCAGTAAATCCTAAGATAGCAGTAATATCTGCAGGTTATCAGAATTCATACCATCACCCCTCCCCCCTAACAATCTCTACTTATGAAAATAAGGGGGCATCTGTTTACAGAACAGACCTGCACGGTGCAGTAATTATACAGGCTGAAAAAGAAACATTATCAATACGGACATACGAAGATATGGTTTTAAAAGAGATTAATTTTAATAACCCAAAGTCAATTTTAATAACTGAGCTATCAAATTTAAGGAAGATAGTTACTACTATTCCACTTTAA
- a CDS encoding fibronectin type III domain-containing protein — protein MRTCRNILIVSISLLNIIIFGFNDSAFGGEAALSWTAPTTNVDGTTLTDLSGYKVYYGTSSGTYNSTVDAGNVTTTNIINLTEMVTYYFVVTAYDTAGNESNYSNEVSKTIPDSTPPTLSGIATSNITGSAATLTWTTDEIASSQLEYGITTSYGNSTLLDTTMVTSHTVILNGLLPVTTYHVKVISLDPSGNSGSSADVSFTTPDLIPPSGTVSINNSAVLTNTNSVILTLSCTDPESGCGQMQFSEDGNTWSSWENYKSIKSYILSNLEGAKNLKVKYQDNAGNVSDQYTASITLDTTPPVISTLTSGNISSTEAVINWTTNETSTTQAEYGTTTNYGSSTTLESTLVSNHSVTIRDLSSSTDYHYRVKSIDAAGNIALSGDASFTTATPADINAPVISGITITNITATQATVKWLTDEASTTQTEYGTSIPLSDQSERDNSLVTAHTAVLSGLSPDTKYSIRMLSSDASGNKGISDIQFFTTIKPIPFDVPAQITDLRIRTGVSTRNSVTLEWTATGADGAEGKASTYDLRMSKLKIIEDGQSPKKGEITFSKAIKVTGLPSPVSSGTTESFQVSQLTTNSVYYFAIKALDEKGNISAISNVINENNLPPMPVTAIRNGYTMISVPFNPQPSDAQALLSNIVGSPVEVFYWRPNDISAGSGTFLTVTEIQPGYGYMLKSNTANSVLNITGNLVTDSERTLPLLPGWNMVGNPYPHDIPLMNTYIRNINSGELKTYEDAVSLGWVSNALYTYNGRTYSYVLYNTAVLKIWQGYWIAVLQDGQYELVINKP, from the coding sequence ATGAGAACTTGCAGAAATATTTTAATCGTGAGTATTTCTCTGTTAAATATTATCATCTTTGGCTTTAACGATTCAGCCTTCGGTGGTGAGGCAGCCCTCTCATGGACGGCGCCGACAACAAATGTTGATGGCACCACCTTAACAGACCTTTCCGGATACAAAGTATACTATGGAACTTCCTCAGGTACTTATAATTCAACCGTAGATGCAGGTAATGTAACCACAACTAACATAATAAATTTGACGGAAATGGTAACATACTACTTTGTAGTAACAGCTTATGATACAGCAGGAAATGAAAGCAATTACTCAAATGAGGTTTCCAAGACCATCCCGGACTCAACTCCGCCTACCCTTTCTGGTATAGCGACCTCAAATATTACCGGCTCCGCAGCAACCCTTACATGGACAACTGATGAAATCGCATCATCACAATTAGAATATGGGATAACAACAAGCTATGGGAACTCCACACTACTTGATACCACAATGGTAACTTCACACACTGTTATTCTCAACGGTTTATTACCGGTAACTACCTATCACGTGAAGGTTATCAGTCTTGACCCTTCTGGAAATTCAGGAAGTTCGGCAGATGTTTCCTTTACTACCCCTGACTTAATTCCACCTTCAGGAACGGTTTCTATTAACAATAGTGCTGTATTAACCAATACTAATTCTGTTATTCTTACCCTCTCCTGTACTGATCCGGAGTCCGGGTGCGGACAAATGCAGTTCTCAGAGGATGGAAATACATGGAGTTCATGGGAAAATTACAAATCAATAAAATCTTACATACTTTCCAATCTGGAAGGGGCAAAAAACCTAAAAGTAAAATATCAGGACAATGCAGGCAATGTTTCTGACCAATATACAGCATCCATAACTCTTGACACTACACCTCCGGTGATTTCTACACTAACCAGCGGAAACATTTCTTCAACTGAAGCTGTGATTAACTGGACAACAAATGAAACATCAACTACACAGGCTGAGTACGGGACAACAACAAATTATGGTTCATCAACAACCCTCGAATCAACCCTTGTTTCAAATCATAGTGTAACCATCAGGGACTTGTCTTCTTCTACGGATTATCACTACCGTGTAAAGAGCATAGATGCAGCAGGTAACATTGCTCTATCAGGGGATGCCTCTTTCACAACAGCTACACCGGCGGACATCAATGCCCCAGTTATATCCGGTATTACCATAACCAATATCACGGCAACTCAGGCTACAGTTAAATGGCTCACAGATGAAGCATCAACAACTCAGACTGAGTATGGGACAAGTATTCCTTTAAGTGACCAAAGCGAGCGTGATAATAGTCTTGTGACAGCACACACCGCTGTACTATCCGGTCTAAGCCCTGACACTAAATATAGTATACGTATGCTCTCATCAGATGCATCAGGGAATAAGGGTATATCAGATATACAATTCTTCACAACTATAAAACCAATCCCATTTGATGTGCCGGCCCAAATAACAGATTTAAGAATACGCACAGGTGTCTCCACAAGGAACTCAGTAACACTTGAATGGACAGCTACCGGAGCTGACGGCGCTGAAGGAAAAGCCTCCACTTATGATTTAAGGATGTCAAAATTAAAGATCATAGAAGATGGCCAGTCTCCTAAAAAAGGTGAGATAACTTTCTCAAAAGCTATAAAAGTTACAGGCCTGCCTTCACCTGTTTCATCCGGAACTACAGAGTCCTTTCAGGTAAGTCAACTTACTACAAATAGTGTATATTACTTTGCTATCAAGGCACTTGATGAAAAAGGTAATATATCTGCAATCTCTAATGTGATAAACGAAAATAATCTTCCCCCTATGCCTGTTACTGCCATTAGAAATGGATATACAATGATATCTGTACCATTTAATCCTCAACCCTCAGATGCACAGGCATTATTAAGCAATATTGTCGGTTCTCCTGTTGAGGTATTCTACTGGAGACCAAATGATATTTCTGCCGGCAGCGGAACTTTTTTAACTGTAACAGAGATTCAGCCGGGTTATGGGTATATGCTCAAATCCAATACAGCCAATTCCGTACTTAATATTACTGGGAATTTAGTTACTGATTCAGAGAGAACTCTCCCCCTCCTGCCCGGATGGAACATGGTTGGTAATCCATATCCCCATGACATTCCACTAATGAACACTTATATACGAAATATTAATTCAGGAGAGTTAAAGACTTATGAAGATGCAGTTTCATTAGGCTGGGTTAGCAATGCCTTATATACCTACAATGGCCGGACATACAGTTATGTACTATATAATACGGCAGTACTTAAAATATGGCAGGGATACTGGATTGCAGTTTTGCAAGATGGGCAATATGAATTAGTTATAAATAAACCTTAG
- the tadA gene encoding Flp pilus assembly complex ATPase component TadA produces the protein MKTYKKIGELLVEEGIINEDTAIRVVEEQKILYKRFGDSLIENNLVSEADIARVLSKQHSLKFVDVNTITVMPEAVLTVPEDMAKKHILLPVSISNKVLTAIISDPLNIDSIKEIEFYTGMKVHPLVGAKKAILEAINHHYRFDSQLEPVTNIVTDTIAVPDIEKDEISAPIIKLVNMLLAEAVEGRASDIHIEPSLEHLVVRFRIDGVLIERTRLHPLLHNPVTSRIKILARLNIAERRLPQDGGFRVRLGGKDIDIRISTLPVLRGEKVVMRILDQSNTEVTLENIGLSDYDYTRMTSLIKRKKGIILVTGPTGSGKTTTLYAIINKIKSSMTNIVTVEDPIEYNIPGINQVQVKSAIGLSFARCLRSILRQDPDVILIGEIRDEETAEIAFRAAMTGHLVLSTLHTNDAVSTISRLIDIGIPPYIISSTVIGIIAQRLVRRLCPSCKNGIDNSTYSTAGCYKCSRTGYYGRTGLFEIFTITPEIKEIIVSGKPEETIKASAKAAGVHSLADDAFSKVREGITNPEEVYRVVETEVF, from the coding sequence ATGAAAACTTACAAAAAAATCGGAGAACTTCTGGTTGAAGAAGGGATTATAAACGAAGACACAGCAATCAGGGTAGTTGAAGAACAAAAGATATTATACAAAAGATTCGGGGACAGCCTGATTGAGAATAATCTGGTATCTGAAGCTGATATTGCAAGGGTTTTATCAAAACAACACAGCCTGAAATTTGTAGATGTAAATACCATAACTGTTATGCCTGAGGCAGTTTTAACCGTTCCGGAAGACATGGCAAAGAAACATATTCTCTTGCCCGTAAGTATTTCAAATAAAGTTCTGACTGCAATTATATCTGACCCGCTTAATATAGACAGCATAAAAGAAATAGAGTTCTATACCGGCATGAAAGTGCATCCTTTGGTAGGTGCAAAAAAAGCTATCTTAGAGGCAATCAACCATCATTACAGATTTGATTCCCAGCTTGAGCCTGTTACAAACATTGTTACAGATACCATTGCCGTTCCTGATATAGAAAAAGATGAGATCTCTGCACCGATCATTAAGTTAGTCAATATGTTATTAGCCGAGGCTGTTGAAGGGAGGGCAAGTGATATTCATATAGAACCTTCATTGGAACATCTTGTTGTCAGGTTCAGGATTGATGGTGTACTTATTGAAAGGACCAGACTGCATCCGTTGCTCCACAACCCGGTTACATCAAGAATCAAGATACTTGCACGATTAAATATTGCTGAAAGGAGATTACCTCAGGATGGCGGATTCAGGGTCAGACTCGGGGGAAAAGATATAGATATAAGAATTTCGACCCTTCCTGTTTTACGCGGGGAGAAAGTAGTTATGAGAATACTTGACCAATCCAACACAGAGGTAACTCTTGAGAATATCGGATTATCAGACTATGATTACACCCGCATGACTTCCCTGATAAAAAGAAAGAAAGGGATAATCCTTGTCACCGGGCCGACAGGCAGCGGAAAAACCACAACACTATATGCCATTATAAATAAAATAAAATCATCAATGACAAATATAGTAACAGTTGAAGACCCTATAGAATATAACATTCCCGGCATCAATCAGGTTCAGGTAAAATCAGCAATCGGGTTAAGCTTTGCAAGGTGTCTGAGGTCAATCCTAAGACAGGACCCTGATGTAATCTTAATAGGAGAAATACGGGATGAAGAGACCGCAGAAATAGCCTTCCGGGCTGCGATGACAGGCCACCTTGTACTCAGCACACTTCACACCAATGATGCAGTTTCTACAATCTCCAGGCTAATTGATATAGGAATCCCTCCATACATAATTTCATCAACAGTAATCGGGATTATCGCCCAGAGACTTGTAAGGAGGCTTTGTCCTTCCTGTAAAAACGGGATAGATAACAGTACTTATTCGACTGCAGGATGTTATAAGTGCAGCCGTACCGGTTATTATGGCCGTACAGGTCTGTTTGAAATCTTTACTATCACCCCTGAGATAAAAGAAATTATAGTTTCAGGAAAACCGGAGGAAACTATCAAGGCATCTGCAAAAGCAGCCGGAGTACACAGTCTGGCAGATGATGCCTTTTCAAAAGTACGAGAGGGTATCACGAACCCGGAAGAGGTGTATCGCGTTGTGGAAACAGAGGTTTTTTAA
- a CDS encoding DUF433 domain-containing protein, with protein sequence MRTKLIVSDPKIMMGKPVIAGTRITVELILEKLAAGETVEQILESHPRLTKDGIQAAMAFAAEVLKGDLVYPVAEVLV encoded by the coding sequence ATGCGTACAAAACTGATTGTATCTGACCCAAAGATAATGATGGGAAAACCTGTGATAGCGGGGACTAGAATAACAGTTGAGCTTATTCTTGAAAAATTAGCAGCCGGTGAAACAGTGGAACAGATACTTGAATCCCATCCTCGCCTAACCAAGGATGGGATTCAGGCTGCTATGGCATTTGCTGCCGAAGTTTTAAAAGGTGATTTGGTTTATCCTGTTGCTGAGGTACTCGTGTGA